One Streptomyces sp. NBC_01217 genomic region harbors:
- a CDS encoding SulP family inorganic anion transporter: MRPDWLNNPKVWRTEVLAGLVVALALIPEAISFSIIAGVDPAVGLFASFTMAVTISIVGGRRAMISAATGAVALVIAPLNREHGFGYLVAAVILAGLFQIVLGALGVAKLMRFVPRSVMVGFVNSLAILIFMAQVPEMHDVPWAVYPLIIGGLALMVFFPKVTKVIPAPLVSIVILTVITLAAGIAVPTVGDKGDLPSSLPVPGLPDVPFTMDTLTTIAPYALAMALVGLMESLMTAKLVDDITDTHSSKTRESIGQGIANILTGFFGGMGGCAMIGQTMINVKVSGARTRLSTFFAGAFLMVLCIVFGPVVSDIPMAALVAVMVMVSCATFDWHSIAPKTLKRMPAGEIAVMVITVICVVATSNLAIGVVIGSITAMVIFAKRVAHLADVTAVTDPDGSTVVYSVTGELFFASSNDLVGQFDYAGDPKKIVIDLSAAHIWDASSVAALDAIEAKYAQRGKTVEIIGLNDPSADLHGKLTGELTSH; this comes from the coding sequence ATGCGCCCTGACTGGCTGAACAACCCGAAGGTCTGGCGTACCGAGGTCCTCGCGGGCCTGGTCGTCGCCCTCGCACTGATCCCCGAGGCGATCTCGTTCTCCATCATTGCCGGAGTGGACCCGGCGGTCGGTCTGTTCGCCTCGTTCACAATGGCTGTGACCATCTCGATCGTCGGCGGCCGCCGGGCGATGATCTCCGCGGCGACCGGCGCCGTCGCGCTGGTGATCGCGCCCCTGAACCGTGAGCACGGCTTCGGGTATCTCGTCGCGGCCGTGATCCTGGCCGGCCTCTTCCAGATCGTCCTCGGTGCACTCGGCGTCGCCAAGCTGATGCGATTCGTGCCCCGCAGCGTGATGGTCGGGTTCGTCAACTCTCTCGCGATCCTCATCTTCATGGCCCAGGTCCCCGAGATGCACGACGTTCCGTGGGCCGTATATCCGCTGATCATCGGCGGCCTGGCGCTCATGGTGTTCTTCCCGAAGGTCACCAAGGTGATCCCGGCCCCGCTCGTCTCCATCGTCATCCTCACCGTGATCACTCTTGCCGCGGGGATCGCGGTGCCGACCGTCGGCGACAAGGGCGACCTGCCCTCCTCCCTGCCGGTACCCGGCCTGCCGGACGTGCCCTTCACCATGGACACCCTGACCACCATTGCCCCCTACGCCCTCGCCATGGCGCTGGTCGGCCTCATGGAGTCGCTCATGACCGCCAAACTGGTCGACGACATCACCGACACCCACTCCTCCAAGACCCGCGAATCCATCGGCCAGGGCATCGCCAACATCCTCACCGGCTTCTTCGGCGGCATGGGTGGCTGCGCCATGATCGGCCAGACGATGATCAACGTGAAGGTTTCCGGCGCCCGCACCCGCCTCTCCACTTTTTTCGCCGGCGCGTTCCTGATGGTGCTGTGCATCGTCTTCGGCCCGGTCGTCTCCGACATCCCCATGGCGGCCCTGGTCGCCGTCATGGTGATGGTGTCCTGCGCGACTTTCGACTGGCACTCCATCGCCCCCAAGACCCTCAAGCGAATGCCCGCCGGTGAGATCGCCGTCATGGTCATCACCGTGATCTGCGTGGTCGCCACCAGTAACCTCGCCATCGGCGTCGTCATCGGCTCCATTACCGCCATGGTCATCTTCGCCAAGCGCGTTGCCCACCTCGCCGACGTCACCGCCGTCACCGACCCCGACGGCAGCACAGTCGTCTACTCCGTGACCGGCGAACTCTTCTTCGCCTCATCCAACGACCTCGTCGGCCAGTTCGACTACGCGGGCGACCCGAAGAAGATCGTCATCGACCTCTCCGCCGCACACATCTGGGACGCCTCCTCGGTAGCTGCCCTGGACGCCATCGAGGCCAAATACGCCCAGCGCGGCAAGACGGTGGAGATCATCGGCCTGAACGACCCCAGCGCCGACCTGCACGGCAAGCTCACCGGCGAACTCACCAGCCACTGA
- a CDS encoding IS3 family transposase, translating to MCRFIDAEKAAEDNPGGYSVSLLCRVAGVSRSTCCSWLAARPAVAGRRRVEDELAEEIGEINAASRGAYGAPRVHAALRRGGRAISRKKVGRIMRERDIRGVTRRKRRHLTKQDTRAAPAPDLIGRDFTAAVPGTKLVGDITYLPTIEGWWYLATVIDLATREVIGYAMADHHRAGLVTDALRMAAALGGLQPDCIMHTDRGSEYTSSEFRREIRKLNLRQSMGRTGICYDNAAAESFFGLLKAKIGTTVWESREAARADVFRFIEVEYNRTRLRKHPEFGYLTPLETRARLQQDFTPAA from the coding sequence TTGTGCCGCTTCATCGACGCGGAGAAGGCCGCCGAGGACAACCCCGGCGGCTACAGCGTCAGTCTGCTGTGCCGGGTCGCGGGCGTGAGCCGCTCCACCTGCTGCTCCTGGCTCGCCGCTCGGCCGGCGGTCGCCGGGCGTCGGCGTGTGGAGGACGAACTCGCGGAGGAGATAGGGGAGATTAACGCCGCTTCGCGCGGCGCGTACGGTGCCCCGCGCGTCCACGCCGCGCTGCGGCGAGGGGGCCGTGCGATCAGCCGGAAGAAGGTCGGGCGGATCATGCGCGAGCGTGACATCCGTGGCGTCACCCGCCGCAAGCGCCGCCATCTGACGAAGCAGGACACCAGGGCCGCCCCGGCCCCGGACCTGATCGGCCGCGACTTCACCGCGGCCGTACCCGGCACGAAGCTTGTCGGGGACATCACGTACCTGCCGACGATCGAGGGCTGGTGGTATCTGGCGACGGTCATCGACCTGGCGACACGCGAGGTGATCGGGTACGCGATGGCCGACCATCACCGCGCCGGGCTGGTCACCGACGCACTGCGGATGGCTGCGGCCCTCGGCGGCCTGCAGCCTGACTGCATCATGCACACCGATCGCGGCAGCGAGTACACGAGCAGCGAATTCCGCCGTGAAATAAGGAAGTTGAACCTGAGGCAGAGCATGGGGCGAACCGGTATATGTTATGATAATGCCGCAGCCGAGAGCTTTTTCGGACTGCTGAAAGCGAAGATCGGCACCACGGTCTGGGAGAGCCGCGAAGCGGCCCGCGCCGACGTCTTCCGCTTCATCGAGGTCGAGTACAACCGCACCAGGCTCCGCAAACACCCCGAGTTCGGGTACCTCACCCCACTCGAAACCCGAGCCAGGCTGCAACAAGACTTCACCCCCGCAGCGTAA
- a CDS encoding transposase codes for MSKRYTAEFKRDAVELALASGKTVTEVARDLGVSPESLRGWVKQAKADRGQGPEGALTSDEKEELRRLRRENREQQQTIDILKKGLAFFAKDTMK; via the coding sequence ATGAGCAAGCGGTATACCGCCGAGTTCAAGCGCGATGCCGTGGAGCTGGCGCTGGCCTCCGGCAAGACCGTTACCGAGGTCGCCCGGGACCTCGGAGTGAGCCCCGAGAGTCTGCGTGGCTGGGTCAAGCAGGCCAAGGCCGACCGGGGCCAGGGCCCCGAGGGTGCTCTGACCAGCGACGAGAAGGAAGAACTGCGGCGGCTGCGGCGGGAGAACCGGGAACAGCAGCAGACGATCGACATCTTGAAAAAAGGTCTGGCCTTCTTCGCGAAGGACACGATGAAGTAG
- a CDS encoding Uma2 family endonuclease: MTAEMTAPAWMHEQITAEEYESWSEEQCAGIEIVDGMVVVSPSASKRHNRLARILANALDAASGPEWNADTDFDVRLQDVPLTNRRPDVVVYRADTIDITPTRPEHVLLVAEVVSPGSETTDRIVKVDQYAKAGIGFYWRIEQAATGVPLVYTYVLDPATKTYRDGDVFTGVLKAAAPFPVEIDLGQI, encoded by the coding sequence ATGACGGCCGAGATGACGGCCCCGGCATGGATGCATGAGCAGATCACGGCGGAGGAGTACGAGTCCTGGTCCGAGGAGCAGTGCGCCGGTATCGAGATCGTGGACGGGATGGTCGTCGTGAGTCCGAGTGCGTCCAAGCGGCACAACCGGCTGGCCCGGATCCTGGCGAACGCCCTGGACGCCGCCTCGGGCCCGGAGTGGAACGCCGACACGGACTTCGACGTCCGGCTTCAGGACGTCCCTCTCACCAATCGCCGCCCGGACGTCGTCGTGTACCGCGCAGACACGATCGACATCACCCCCACCCGTCCTGAGCACGTGCTACTGGTCGCGGAGGTGGTGTCGCCAGGCTCGGAGACCACCGACCGGATCGTGAAGGTCGACCAGTACGCCAAGGCAGGCATCGGCTTCTACTGGCGGATCGAGCAGGCCGCGACAGGCGTTCCTCTCGTATACACCTACGTTCTCGACCCTGCGACGAAGACCTACCGCGACGGAGACGTGTTCACCGGCGTCCTCAAGGCAGCGGCTCCCTTCCCGGTGGAGATCGACCTCGGCCAGATCTGA
- a CDS encoding DUF6114 domain-containing protein, translated as MFFERFGRSRNLRVAANDARRGFRTWRDERPFWAGLFTFTASLPIIYFPYAHLDFGAIPLALSTSAGAGSLIIGVLLVVLAISLWFHQQVHVFAGITVILLALVSFPVANFGGLLMGLIFGLIGGSLACAWIPPTGAPESQPAANRASTAIPAGEDRGGK; from the coding sequence GTGTTCTTCGAACGATTCGGCAGGAGCCGGAACTTGCGCGTCGCCGCTAACGACGCCCGACGAGGATTCAGGACCTGGCGGGACGAACGTCCCTTCTGGGCAGGCCTGTTCACCTTCACCGCGAGCCTGCCCATCATCTACTTTCCGTACGCGCACTTGGACTTCGGCGCCATCCCACTGGCACTGTCGACCTCGGCAGGTGCGGGTTCGCTGATCATCGGGGTGCTGCTCGTGGTCCTTGCCATCTCCCTCTGGTTCCACCAGCAGGTGCACGTATTCGCGGGGATCACGGTCATTCTGCTCGCCCTCGTCTCGTTTCCCGTCGCCAATTTCGGCGGCCTCCTCATGGGGTTGATTTTCGGCCTGATCGGTGGATCCCTGGCCTGTGCGTGGATTCCTCCGACGGGCGCCCCCGAGTCGCAGCCCGCAGCGAACCGTGCATCAACGGCCATTCCCGCGGGTGAGGACCGCGGTGGGAAGTGA
- a CDS encoding DUF6230 family protein, whose protein sequence is MLHRAGKTSWKRFAGVLVPSVMAATALGIGMAQGALAASFLISGQKFQVAMDTLDVRGLSIYGMVDVTRKGALVPVVVTGASRAEISGLCQSVVVPIPALGPYTLRITGGERRRVEARNLFLDATSLSSGQANFDDLDIGVAAGAVSKGPINQGDRNSRFFDPNGFAQQADSALLRDVRFTTVAASAATFNIPDLDVRLRQGNHECF, encoded by the coding sequence ATGCTGCACCGCGCCGGCAAGACCTCCTGGAAGCGCTTTGCCGGCGTCCTCGTACCGAGTGTCATGGCTGCCACGGCCCTTGGTATCGGCATGGCGCAAGGAGCGCTGGCAGCGTCGTTCCTCATCTCCGGCCAGAAGTTCCAGGTGGCCATGGACACTCTGGACGTCCGTGGTCTGAGCATCTACGGCATGGTGGACGTGACCAGGAAGGGTGCCCTCGTGCCGGTCGTGGTCACCGGGGCCAGTCGTGCGGAGATCAGCGGACTGTGCCAGTCCGTCGTGGTCCCGATCCCAGCCCTGGGCCCGTACACGCTGAGGATCACCGGCGGCGAACGCAGACGGGTCGAGGCGAGGAACTTGTTCCTCGACGCGACATCCTTGTCGAGCGGGCAGGCCAATTTCGACGACCTCGACATCGGTGTGGCAGCGGGAGCGGTCAGCAAGGGCCCGATCAATCAGGGGGACAGGAACTCCCGGTTCTTCGATCCCAACGGCTTTGCTCAGCAGGCGGATTCGGCCCTCCTGCGCGACGTGCGCTTCACTACGGTCGCAGCCTCGGCCGCCACGTTCAACATTCCGGACCTCGATGTGCGGCTCAGACAAGGCAACCACGAGTGCTTCTGA